One Melanotaenia boesemani isolate fMelBoe1 chromosome 8, fMelBoe1.pri, whole genome shotgun sequence DNA segment encodes these proteins:
- the ca8 gene encoding carbonic anhydrase-related protein isoform X1, whose product MADNVNEESDYIQGKDELDWGYEEGVEWGLHFPAANGEYQSPINLNSREAQYDPSLLDVGLSPNYVVCRDCEVINDGHTVRIILKSKSVVTGGPLPSDHEYELHEVRFHWGKENQRGSEHTVNFKAFPMELHLIHWNSTLFNTLEDALGRKNGVLIIALFVQIGKEHLGLKAITEVLQDLQYKGKNKIIPCFNPNTLLPDPLLRDYWVYEGSLTTPPCSENVTWILYRYPLTISQLQIEEFRRLRSHVKGAELPEGNDGMLGDNFRPTQPLSDRTVRAAFQ is encoded by the exons ATGGCCGACAACGTGAATGAGGAGTCTGATTATATCCAGGGGAAAGACGAGTTGGACTGGGGCTACGAGGAAG GTGTAGAATGGGGACTCCACTTCCCAGCAGCCAATGGCGAGTACCAGTCTCCGATTAATTTGAACTCCAGGGAAGCTCAATATGACCCCTCACTCCTGGACGTTGGTTTGTCTCCAAACTACGTGGTGTGTCGAGATTGTGAGGTCATCAATGATGGACACACTGTGCGCATCATTCTCAAGTCCAAGTCAG TGGTTACTGGGGGTCCACTGCCCAGTGATCATGAGTATGAGCTTCATGAGGTTCGATTCCACTGGGGCAAAGAGAACCAGAGAGGATCAGAGCATACTGTCAACTTCAAGGCTTTCCCCATGGAG CTCCATCTAATTCACTGGAACAGCACTCTGTTCAACACATTAGAGGACGCTCTGGGGAGGAAGAATGGAGTCCTCATCATAGCTCTTTTTGTGCAG ATTGGTAAAGAGCATTTGGGTTTGAAGGCCATCACTGAAGTTCTACAGGACCTACAGTACAAG GGAAAGAACAAGATAATCCCCTGTTTCAACCCTAACACTCTTTTACCTG ACCCACTACTGAGAGATTACTGGGTGTATGAAGGGTCTCTGACCACACCGCCTTGCAGTGAAAACGTCACCTGGATACTCTACCGCTACCCTCTCACCATCTCACAGCTACAG ATTGAGGAGTTTCGGAGGTTGCGGTCCCATGTGAAGGGGGCTGAGCTGCCTGAAGGGAACGATGGGATGTTGGGAGACAATTTCCGCCCCACCCAGCCGCTCAGTGACCGGACTGTTCGTGCTGCCTTCCAGTGA
- the ca8 gene encoding carbonic anhydrase-related protein isoform X2, translated as MADNVNEESDYIQGKDELDWGYEEEWGLHFPAANGEYQSPINLNSREAQYDPSLLDVGLSPNYVVCRDCEVINDGHTVRIILKSKSVVTGGPLPSDHEYELHEVRFHWGKENQRGSEHTVNFKAFPMELHLIHWNSTLFNTLEDALGRKNGVLIIALFVQIGKEHLGLKAITEVLQDLQYKGKNKIIPCFNPNTLLPDPLLRDYWVYEGSLTTPPCSENVTWILYRYPLTISQLQIEEFRRLRSHVKGAELPEGNDGMLGDNFRPTQPLSDRTVRAAFQ; from the exons ATGGCCGACAACGTGAATGAGGAGTCTGATTATATCCAGGGGAAAGACGAGTTGGACTGGGGCTACGAGGAAG AATGGGGACTCCACTTCCCAGCAGCCAATGGCGAGTACCAGTCTCCGATTAATTTGAACTCCAGGGAAGCTCAATATGACCCCTCACTCCTGGACGTTGGTTTGTCTCCAAACTACGTGGTGTGTCGAGATTGTGAGGTCATCAATGATGGACACACTGTGCGCATCATTCTCAAGTCCAAGTCAG TGGTTACTGGGGGTCCACTGCCCAGTGATCATGAGTATGAGCTTCATGAGGTTCGATTCCACTGGGGCAAAGAGAACCAGAGAGGATCAGAGCATACTGTCAACTTCAAGGCTTTCCCCATGGAG CTCCATCTAATTCACTGGAACAGCACTCTGTTCAACACATTAGAGGACGCTCTGGGGAGGAAGAATGGAGTCCTCATCATAGCTCTTTTTGTGCAG ATTGGTAAAGAGCATTTGGGTTTGAAGGCCATCACTGAAGTTCTACAGGACCTACAGTACAAG GGAAAGAACAAGATAATCCCCTGTTTCAACCCTAACACTCTTTTACCTG ACCCACTACTGAGAGATTACTGGGTGTATGAAGGGTCTCTGACCACACCGCCTTGCAGTGAAAACGTCACCTGGATACTCTACCGCTACCCTCTCACCATCTCACAGCTACAG ATTGAGGAGTTTCGGAGGTTGCGGTCCCATGTGAAGGGGGCTGAGCTGCCTGAAGGGAACGATGGGATGTTGGGAGACAATTTCCGCCCCACCCAGCCGCTCAGTGACCGGACTGTTCGTGCTGCCTTCCAGTGA